One Cryobacterium psychrophilum DNA segment encodes these proteins:
- a CDS encoding metal-sensitive transcriptional regulator, whose protein sequence is MTSQDTKSDDMRKIVNRLKRAQGQLAAVIAAVESGADCRPVVTQLAAVSSAIDRAGFTIISSAMKECLVDNADTGDKKPLDVKELEKLFLSLA, encoded by the coding sequence ATGACTTCGCAAGATACGAAATCCGATGACATGCGCAAGATAGTGAACCGGCTCAAGCGCGCGCAGGGTCAACTCGCTGCGGTGATTGCTGCCGTCGAATCCGGTGCGGATTGCCGCCCGGTGGTTACGCAGCTCGCCGCCGTGTCCAGCGCGATTGATCGCGCCGGTTTCACGATCATTTCCTCGGCCATGAAAGAATGCCTTGTCGATAATGCCGACACCGGCGACAAGAAGCCACTCGACGTCAAGGAACTTGAGAAGCTGTTCCTCTCGCTGGCCTGA
- a CDS encoding SRPBCC family protein — translation MVQARESVTVQFPIDEVFAFLADGLNNPKWRPGVVCIALKSGSGVGTVYTQTMAGPGGRTIQGDYRITRSDAPTQLDFEVVAGPARPTGSFRLRSLSPTSTEVELSIKLILTGMLTLVPAMVARQVTTEVDAIRRLPRAMAG, via the coding sequence ATGGTCCAGGCCCGAGAGAGTGTCACCGTGCAGTTTCCGATCGACGAGGTGTTCGCCTTTCTCGCTGATGGGTTGAACAATCCGAAGTGGCGCCCCGGTGTTGTGTGCATCGCCCTGAAATCAGGGTCAGGCGTGGGCACCGTGTACACCCAGACGATGGCGGGGCCCGGTGGCCGAACGATCCAGGGCGACTACCGAATCACCCGCAGCGATGCACCGACCCAGCTCGATTTCGAGGTCGTAGCCGGCCCGGCTCGCCCCACCGGGTCCTTTCGACTTCGTTCGCTCTCCCCGACCAGCACTGAGGTGGAGCTCTCGATTAAGTTGATCCTCACCGGCATGCTCACACTCGTGCCCGCCATGGTCGCCAGGCAGGTCACGACCGAAGTGGATGCGATCCGCCGACTGCCCAGGGCGATGGCCGGCTGA
- a CDS encoding class I SAM-dependent methyltransferase: protein MANVYETAASFYDALSGERFVYRAGREAGVTLLGLRRGDTVLDLGCGTGLNLALLVDAVGPSGTVIALDRSPAMLRMARNRVESNRWSTVRLFEADATTFAPAQVASELPTGERHVDAVFSSYAMSVFHDWHPAWDRMCELLRPGGRAGIVDMQLPTGIHRVFSPLARLAAAVGGADLDARPWTVIEREGVDVRSMSLSGGHIRAVAATIP from the coding sequence ATGGCGAACGTCTACGAAACGGCTGCCAGCTTCTACGATGCGCTCTCGGGAGAGCGGTTCGTTTATCGGGCCGGACGTGAGGCCGGAGTGACGCTCCTCGGTCTGCGCCGGGGCGATACGGTCCTGGATTTGGGATGTGGCACCGGGCTGAACCTCGCCCTTCTCGTTGATGCCGTAGGGCCGAGCGGAACCGTCATCGCTCTCGATCGCAGTCCGGCGATGCTGCGAATGGCTCGGAATCGAGTGGAATCGAACCGGTGGAGCACCGTGCGCCTGTTCGAGGCGGATGCCACCACGTTCGCCCCTGCGCAGGTCGCCAGCGAGCTGCCGACGGGGGAACGGCACGTCGACGCCGTGTTCTCAAGCTATGCGATGAGCGTTTTCCATGACTGGCATCCGGCGTGGGATCGGATGTGTGAGCTCCTGCGGCCCGGCGGCCGCGCCGGTATCGTCGACATGCAATTGCCCACGGGCATCCATCGGGTGTTTTCGCCTCTCGCGCGCCTGGCTGCCGCCGTCGGCGGTGCCGACCTCGACGCTCGCCCATGGACCGTCATCGAACGCGAGGGCGTGGACGTGCGCTCAATGTCACTCAGCGGCGGACACATTCGAGCGGTGGCGGCCACGATCCCGTAA
- a CDS encoding MFS transporter, producing MNPAARRVQRIYLTLLLGNTLAASFIWGINMLFLLDAGLSNFEAFAANAFFTVGMVIFEIPTGVVADTIGRKASYLLGTITLSVTTGLYWMLWLWHAPFVWWAIVSVLLGLGFTFFSGAVEAWLVDALAFSRYTGSLEAVFGRGLVVTGIAMFTGSVLGGVIAQVTNLGVPFVLRAAVLIALFVFAAVVMKDIGFTPDRSAGPLKATRNVLAQSIEYGLKRRSVRYVMLAAPFASGVGFYAFYALQPYLLELYGDPSAYSVAGLAAAILSLSQVAGGMLAPRIRGLFALRTTAVIGASVISAVVLVVLGLNSLFWFAIALLMVWGFVFAVAGPVRQAYLNEMIPSEQRATVLSFDSLFGSLGGVFIQPALGRAADLGGYGTSLVIGGVVQLIGIPFLLASRRQRDPADNRTRQADPVPPLPDSPDQ from the coding sequence ATGAACCCGGCGGCGAGGCGCGTGCAACGCATCTACTTGACCCTTCTACTCGGCAATACGCTCGCGGCGTCGTTCATCTGGGGCATCAACATGCTCTTTCTGCTCGACGCGGGACTGTCCAATTTTGAAGCGTTCGCCGCGAACGCGTTCTTCACCGTGGGTATGGTCATCTTCGAAATTCCGACCGGTGTCGTGGCCGACACGATCGGACGAAAGGCCTCCTATCTGCTCGGCACGATCACGCTCTCGGTCACGACCGGGCTCTACTGGATGCTGTGGCTGTGGCATGCGCCGTTCGTCTGGTGGGCAATCGTCTCTGTGCTGCTCGGGCTCGGCTTCACCTTCTTCTCGGGCGCCGTGGAAGCGTGGCTGGTCGACGCCCTGGCATTCAGCCGGTACACCGGTAGCCTCGAGGCCGTGTTCGGCCGGGGGCTCGTGGTCACGGGCATAGCCATGTTCACGGGTTCGGTGCTGGGCGGTGTGATCGCTCAGGTGACCAACCTCGGCGTGCCCTTCGTGTTGCGCGCCGCGGTGCTGATCGCCCTATTCGTCTTTGCAGCCGTTGTGATGAAGGATATCGGCTTCACTCCGGACCGTTCGGCGGGGCCGTTGAAGGCGACGCGGAACGTGCTGGCGCAGTCGATCGAGTACGGACTCAAGAGGCGGTCGGTGCGCTACGTGATGCTCGCAGCTCCCTTCGCTTCGGGGGTCGGCTTCTATGCCTTCTACGCGCTGCAGCCGTATCTGTTGGAGCTCTACGGGGATCCATCGGCGTACTCGGTTGCGGGGCTGGCCGCGGCCATTCTCTCGCTCTCCCAGGTGGCCGGTGGAATGCTGGCACCCCGAATCCGCGGGCTGTTCGCCCTGCGCACCACCGCCGTGATTGGGGCATCCGTCATCAGCGCGGTCGTTCTCGTCGTGCTCGGACTGAACAGCCTCTTCTGGTTCGCGATCGCGCTTCTGATGGTCTGGGGCTTCGTCTTCGCCGTTGCCGGACCGGTACGGCAGGCCTACCTCAACGAGATGATCCCGTCGGAGCAACGCGCCACCGTGCTGTCATTCGACTCGCTGTTCGGCAGCCTTGGCGGGGTCTTCATCCAACCGGCGCTGGGCCGTGCCGCCGATCTTGGGGGTTACGGCACCTCGCTCGTGATCGGTGGTGTCGTGCAGCTCATCGGGATTCCGTTTCTGCTCGCGAGCCGACGCCAGCGTGACCCCGCCGACAACAGGACCCGACAGGCCGATCCCGTCCCGCCGCTTCCCGACTCCCCGGATCAGTGA
- the putP gene encoding sodium/proline symporter PutP has product MTDQTFQLVAIILYLAGMVAIGWFAFRQTNDLDDYMLAGRGLKPGTAALSAGASDMSGWLLLGLPGAIYVSGLVEAWIAIGLTIGAWLNWKFVAPRLRSYTQVSNNSITIPSFFENRLKDNSRILRVVSGVIILVFFTFYVSSGMVAGGVFFENSFGSTFLVGMLIVAGVTLLYTLFGGFLGATLTDVAQGILMLVALIAVPLVALNAAGGITATLESIREVDPTRLSLTAGGSILSVISAAAWGLGYVGQPHILVRFMAMRTPQDARAGRRIGIGWMVITAIGAVSTALIGIAYFQQHPEVTLQNPETVFLLLSQILFHPFIAGLVLAAVLAAVMSTISSQLIVCSSALVEDLYKIVGKKDATPKQMIMLGRLGVLVVALVAGLIALNRDSTILELVGFAWAGFGAAFGPVVLLSLYWKKLSTWGALASMVTGAVVVFIWGNSALSDSMYEIVPGFAASLLVAVVVSLATYKPSAEIEIEFDTAVEQSHPSYKAPKPAKV; this is encoded by the coding sequence ATGACGGATCAAACCTTCCAACTTGTAGCAATCATTTTGTATTTAGCCGGCATGGTCGCCATCGGCTGGTTCGCTTTTCGGCAGACCAACGACCTCGATGACTACATGCTCGCGGGACGTGGCCTGAAGCCGGGCACCGCAGCGCTGAGCGCAGGCGCCTCTGACATGTCCGGCTGGCTCCTGCTGGGTCTTCCCGGTGCCATCTACGTGTCCGGCCTGGTCGAGGCGTGGATCGCCATCGGCCTGACCATCGGCGCCTGGCTCAACTGGAAGTTCGTTGCTCCTCGGCTGCGCTCGTACACGCAGGTGTCCAACAACTCGATCACCATTCCGAGCTTCTTCGAGAACCGTCTCAAAGACAACTCGCGCATACTGCGCGTGGTCTCCGGCGTGATCATCCTGGTTTTCTTCACGTTCTACGTGTCCTCCGGAATGGTCGCTGGCGGCGTGTTCTTTGAGAACTCCTTCGGCTCGACCTTCCTGGTCGGCATGCTCATCGTTGCCGGAGTCACCCTGCTCTACACACTCTTCGGTGGATTCCTCGGCGCGACCCTCACGGACGTTGCCCAGGGCATCCTGATGCTCGTCGCACTGATCGCCGTGCCCCTCGTCGCCCTGAACGCCGCGGGAGGCATCACCGCAACGCTCGAATCCATCCGTGAAGTTGATCCGACCCGACTCTCCCTCACCGCCGGCGGTTCCATCCTCAGCGTCATCTCCGCCGCAGCGTGGGGTCTGGGCTACGTCGGCCAGCCGCACATCCTCGTGCGTTTCATGGCGATGCGAACCCCGCAGGACGCCAGAGCCGGACGCCGCATCGGCATCGGCTGGATGGTCATCACCGCCATCGGCGCCGTCAGCACCGCTCTCATCGGCATCGCGTACTTCCAGCAGCACCCCGAGGTAACCCTGCAGAACCCCGAGACGGTGTTCCTGCTGCTCTCGCAGATTCTGTTCCACCCGTTCATCGCCGGTCTGGTGCTGGCTGCCGTGCTGGCCGCCGTCATGAGCACCATCTCGTCGCAGCTCATTGTCTGCTCCTCCGCCCTGGTTGAGGATCTGTACAAGATTGTCGGCAAGAAGGATGCCACGCCGAAGCAGATGATCATGCTCGGCCGCCTCGGCGTGCTGGTTGTGGCGCTCGTTGCCGGACTCATCGCGCTCAACCGCGATTCCACCATCCTTGAGCTGGTCGGGTTTGCCTGGGCCGGTTTCGGTGCCGCGTTCGGCCCCGTCGTTCTTCTCTCGCTGTACTGGAAGAAGCTCTCCACCTGGGGCGCACTCGCCTCCATGGTCACCGGCGCCGTCGTGGTCTTCATCTGGGGCAACTCTGCGCTGAGCGACAGCATGTACGAGATCGTGCCCGGCTTCGCTGCCAGCCTGCTGGTCGCCGTGGTGGTCTCCCTGGCCACCTACAAGCCGTCTGCGGAAATCGAAATCGAATTCGATACCGCTGTGGAGCAGTCCCACCCCTCCTACAAGGCTCCCAAGCCGGCCAAGGTCTAG
- a CDS encoding rhodanese-like domain-containing protein: MRRLRTLPLMLSFLAVVGLGLTACAGPEPLTVAANTVIVDVRTPGEYSAGHLDGAVNVNLQSGSFEQEIAEYPVDGDYIVYCQSGNRSAQAVSIMESAGFSNVHDAGAIQSAADATGIPIVAGN; the protein is encoded by the coding sequence ATGCGCCGCCTGCGTACCCTGCCCCTGATGCTCAGCTTTCTCGCCGTGGTCGGCCTCGGCCTCACCGCCTGTGCGGGGCCCGAACCCCTAACAGTGGCCGCGAACACCGTGATCGTTGACGTGCGCACTCCCGGCGAGTACTCCGCGGGGCACCTCGACGGGGCCGTGAACGTCAACCTGCAGTCGGGATCTTTCGAGCAGGAGATCGCCGAATATCCGGTGGATGGCGACTACATCGTGTACTGCCAGTCGGGCAACCGCTCGGCCCAGGCCGTGTCGATCATGGAGTCCGCCGGGTTCAGCAACGTTCACGATGCGGGCGCGATCCAAAGCGCCGCCGACGCCACCGGCATCCCGATCGTCGCTGGAAACTAA
- a CDS encoding acyl-CoA dehydrogenase, with translation MSQFRPQTADIAFTLEHVVGYPGIAKLPGFEHADLDTVVDLLEQCGEFMAQVVAPTNRAGDVQGARRESDGTVVTSPGFKEAYGQYVETGWGAVPLPEEFGGGDFPHTVGLAIQELMSTANVAFALCPLLTQGAIEALLHYGSDELKQRYLPKMVSGEWTGSMNLTEPHAGSDVGALTTRAVKRDDGSYAITGQKIYITYGDHDMAEQIVHLVLARLPGAPAGTKGISCFIVPKFLVNDDGSLGERNGVSALSLEHKLGIHGSPTCVLDYDGATGYLVGEENRGMQIMFVMMNTARVSVGMQAVGVSERAYQQSLDYAQTRRQGRAIGATERDSAIIDFPDVRRMLLTQKTYLAAARRLMLLNAVYVDQSTHNPDAAVRTRADEIAGLLTPICKAFGSDLGNELTSLALQIHGGMGFIEETGAAQHYRDVRIMAIYEGTNGIQAADLVGRKLGVRGGDSALEFLATMRGILAELADAGAEFDSIRHGLDAQLGALDTATDWMLRTGRADPNAVLSGSVPYLRMWGLCVGGWLLARSALAGAAAGDPQQAETQLVMARFYAQQLLPACAGLLGAATAGSSDLFALDVAQLSGAERSKVSSQR, from the coding sequence ATGAGCCAATTTCGTCCCCAAACAGCCGATATCGCTTTCACCCTCGAGCACGTAGTGGGATATCCCGGCATCGCCAAATTGCCCGGATTCGAGCATGCGGACCTCGACACTGTCGTAGACCTCCTCGAGCAGTGCGGCGAGTTCATGGCGCAGGTTGTCGCGCCCACCAACCGTGCCGGCGATGTACAGGGCGCGCGACGGGAGTCAGACGGCACCGTCGTCACCTCCCCGGGGTTCAAGGAGGCCTACGGCCAGTACGTTGAAACGGGCTGGGGCGCGGTGCCGCTGCCCGAGGAATTCGGCGGCGGCGACTTTCCGCACACGGTCGGTTTGGCCATCCAGGAGCTGATGTCCACCGCCAACGTGGCCTTTGCACTCTGTCCGCTGCTCACCCAGGGCGCCATTGAAGCACTTTTGCACTACGGCAGCGATGAGCTGAAGCAGCGCTACCTTCCGAAGATGGTCAGCGGGGAGTGGACCGGCAGCATGAACCTCACCGAACCGCACGCGGGTTCCGACGTCGGCGCGCTCACCACCCGTGCCGTCAAGCGCGACGACGGCAGCTACGCCATCACCGGCCAGAAGATCTACATCACCTATGGCGACCACGACATGGCCGAGCAGATCGTTCACCTTGTGCTTGCCCGCCTGCCCGGCGCTCCCGCCGGAACCAAGGGCATTTCCTGCTTCATTGTGCCCAAATTCCTCGTGAACGACGACGGGTCCCTCGGCGAGCGCAACGGCGTCTCCGCGCTGTCGCTCGAGCACAAGCTTGGCATCCACGGGTCACCGACCTGCGTACTCGACTACGACGGCGCGACCGGGTACCTCGTGGGCGAGGAGAACCGGGGCATGCAGATCATGTTCGTCATGATGAACACGGCGCGCGTCTCCGTGGGCATGCAGGCCGTCGGCGTGAGCGAGCGTGCGTATCAGCAGTCCCTCGACTACGCCCAAACCCGGCGCCAGGGCCGGGCCATTGGCGCCACGGAACGCGACTCGGCCATCATCGACTTTCCCGACGTGCGTCGCATGCTCCTGACACAGAAGACCTACCTGGCTGCCGCGCGCCGGCTCATGCTGCTGAACGCCGTGTACGTCGACCAGAGCACTCACAACCCCGATGCCGCGGTGCGCACCCGCGCCGACGAGATTGCCGGTCTGCTGACCCCGATCTGCAAGGCCTTTGGCAGTGACCTGGGCAACGAACTCACCTCGCTCGCCCTGCAGATTCATGGGGGCATGGGCTTCATCGAGGAGACCGGCGCGGCCCAGCACTATCGCGATGTGCGCATCATGGCGATCTACGAAGGCACCAACGGTATCCAGGCCGCCGACCTCGTCGGTCGCAAGCTGGGCGTGCGTGGCGGGGACTCCGCACTCGAATTCCTGGCGACCATGCGCGGCATCCTTGCAGAACTGGCCGACGCCGGAGCAGAGTTCGATTCCATCCGGCACGGCCTCGACGCTCAACTGGGCGCCCTCGACACCGCGACCGACTGGATGCTTCGCACCGGCCGCGCGGACCCGAACGCCGTGCTCTCCGGTTCCGTCCCCTACCTGCGCATGTGGGGACTCTGCGTCGGCGGATGGCTGCTGGCTCGCTCCGCCCTGGCCGGCGCGGCGGCGGGGGACCCGCAGCAGGCAGAGACCCAGCTCGTGATGGCCCGGTTCTATGCCCAGCAGCTTCTGCCGGCCTGTGCCGGACTGCTCGGTGCCGCGACCGCGGGGTCCAGCGACCTGTTCGCCCTCGACGTTGCGCAGCTCTCTGGCGCCGAGCGCAGCAAGGTGTCGTCCCAGCGTTGA
- a CDS encoding dihydrolipoyl dehydrogenase family protein, with translation MDKTNEWDLVVIGGGSAGLVASRTAASFGARALLIEDDRLGGDCLWTGCIPSKSLIAAADAAMTARSSAHLGVTAGDVVVDFARVMTHVHDARNEIAPIDSAESLERDDIDVLLGKARFTGPNTVDVNGREVRFRQALIATGASPVLPEISGIVDVDVLTSATFWDLRTLPERLVVLGGGAIGCEIAQAMARLGSTVTLVHRGARLLPKEDERASAIVEAALVADGVDVRTSRTVTSVTSTDRLAGTFTLSDGSILHFDRVLAALGRRSNSVGLDLDRVGVRRDARGNVVVDSLLRTSNPRIWAAGDVTGLPQFTHTAGVNASVAATNAILGLTRRVDTTAIPRVTFTHPEVGAVGLQFADVGTTGHRVVTRDHAHVDRAVTEARQDGYTQLIVDKRGRVLGGTVVGPRAGETLGEISLAVKNRLSTSDIAGTTHAYPTYNDGLWNVALADVRDRLGSGLMLRVTRTLRQLRNARLN, from the coding sequence ATGGACAAAACGAACGAATGGGACCTCGTCGTCATCGGCGGTGGATCGGCCGGGCTCGTGGCCAGCCGCACCGCCGCGAGTTTTGGAGCGAGAGCACTCCTGATCGAAGACGATCGCCTCGGCGGGGATTGCCTGTGGACCGGATGCATCCCGTCCAAGTCGCTCATCGCGGCCGCGGACGCCGCCATGACGGCCCGGTCTTCGGCGCATCTCGGCGTGACGGCTGGAGACGTCGTCGTGGACTTCGCCCGGGTGATGACTCACGTGCATGACGCCAGGAACGAAATTGCCCCGATTGATTCCGCAGAGTCGCTGGAGAGAGACGACATCGACGTTCTGCTCGGGAAGGCGCGATTCACCGGGCCCAATACCGTCGACGTGAACGGCCGTGAGGTGCGTTTTCGCCAGGCACTGATTGCCACCGGCGCGTCCCCCGTGCTGCCTGAGATATCCGGAATCGTCGACGTGGACGTTCTGACCAGTGCAACGTTCTGGGACCTGCGAACACTTCCGGAGCGCCTCGTGGTGCTCGGCGGCGGAGCGATCGGTTGTGAAATCGCGCAGGCCATGGCCCGCCTGGGATCGACCGTGACGCTTGTGCACCGCGGCGCACGGCTCCTGCCCAAGGAGGACGAACGGGCCAGCGCCATCGTCGAGGCGGCCCTCGTCGCCGACGGCGTCGACGTGCGCACCAGTCGCACCGTCACCTCCGTCACGTCGACCGACCGTCTCGCCGGAACATTCACCCTCAGCGATGGCAGCATCCTGCACTTCGACCGCGTCCTCGCGGCTCTCGGCCGCCGGTCAAACTCCGTCGGACTTGACCTCGACCGTGTCGGGGTGCGTCGTGACGCACGCGGAAACGTTGTCGTCGATTCACTCCTCCGCACCTCCAACCCCCGCATCTGGGCCGCGGGCGATGTCACTGGGCTGCCGCAGTTCACGCACACCGCGGGGGTCAACGCGAGCGTGGCCGCAACCAACGCGATTCTCGGCCTGACCCGCCGGGTGGACACCACGGCGATCCCCCGAGTCACGTTCACTCACCCGGAAGTGGGCGCCGTTGGCCTGCAATTCGCCGATGTGGGCACCACAGGCCACCGAGTCGTCACCCGTGATCATGCCCACGTTGACCGCGCTGTCACGGAGGCGCGACAAGACGGGTACACCCAGCTGATCGTCGACAAGCGTGGCCGCGTCCTCGGGGGAACCGTCGTGGGCCCCCGGGCCGGTGAAACCCTCGGCGAGATCTCCCTCGCAGTGAAGAACCGGCTCAGCACGAGCGACATCGCCGGGACGACACATGCCTACCCGACGTACAACGACGGTCTCTGGAACGTGGCCCTGGCCGACGTTCGCGACCGGCTCGGTTCAGGCCTCATGTTGAGGGTCACGCGCACCCTCCGGCAACTGCGCAACGCTCGACTGAACTGA